Part of the Pseudomonadota bacterium genome, AGTGATGACGCCAGAAGGCCTGCCAGATGATCTCCTCGAACGCCTCGGGGCTGTCGAAGCCGACTTCCATGCCGTCACCATGGGCGCGTTCCTTGTTCTCGCTGCGCCTCAGAAAAGGCGCGGCGATCTTGGGCCACAGCAGCGGGCAAAGCGCGAACGGCATGTGGCGGTAGGTCGCGGCGGCGAATTCCGGCAGCATGTTGAGCACATCCAGCAGCAACGTGGTGCCCGCACGCGGCAGCGCCGCCACGAAGACCGGCCGTTCGCAGGGCGTTTGTTCCAAGCGGTCGCGGAACAGGCGGCATTCCACGCCATTTAGCGCGACCTGCAGGTCGACATTGGCGAACGCCAGGCTGTAGAGCGCGCGGTCGAAGCGGTCATAGGGAATGTCCTGCCTCATGGTCAGCGCACCACGAACAGCGCTGTCATGGCGATGCCGGCGACCACAATGACTTCCCAGCTTTCCGCCGCCGCGATGATGCTGGCCGTGTCATAGAAGTTCAGCGCGCCACCGGTCGCGACAAACAGGATCGATAGTGCGACCGCGCCAACCGACCAGAACAACAGGATGGCAAAAGCACGCAGCATGGCAAGCGCGTCGCGCTGGATCCGCGCCTCCTTCTCATCGTCGCTAAGCGAGGTCGACGTCATGACACCGGTCGCTTCGCGCATGGTGGTCACCACGGTGAATGATCGTTCGACCACGCGGCCGAGTTTGAGCACGGCGACAAAGAGGGCGAGCGCAAGCGCCAGAACCAGATAGGTCATGGCGTTTCGCGCGTATCGTTCTCCAGCCTGGGCGGCTGATTTTCGTGACGGCGGCGGCGCAGGCGGCGGATCGGGTACCAGACGAAGCCGACGATCGCCAAGAGCAAGGCGGCGACCAGGGCTAGCACCGTGCCGATCGCCGTGAGGCCGGCGCCTGGCCCGACATAGGCAAGCGCCGGCGCCGCCGACGGGACTGTCAGAAAGACAAACGCGATCGCGGCCAACGGTGCTGCTGCACGACCACGCATCGTTCGAATTCTTGAGAGCATGAGCAACCTGTCACCCGACGGTGCTGCCATGATGTCGACGGGAACGGTCGCTGGGCACCATCGAGCCTTCTACAAGTTAAGGCGCGCTCGGGTCAGACAGTGTTGCGACAATTTGGCTCAATCGTGACGGCGGAGAGAGGACGTTTTTGCCGCCGTTTTATTCCCGTCAGCCGTCGAGAAGTTTCTTGAACGCACGGCCGGCGACACGTGCCGGATGGGTGCCGGGCTCGGCGTCTCGCGCGACTTCGCGCACCTCGGCGATCTTTTCCTCGACCACCGGCTTGGCATGCGTCTCCGCGAGTTCGCGCGCCTTGGCTCTGACCTTGGGGTCGTTCGCCACACGGCGCGCTGCCAGCGCGACTAAGCTCCGTATCAACATGGCGCCAGCATAACCCATTGCGCGCGGCGATGGCACATATGGCGGCTTCTGGCCCGTCCTCTAGAGCATTTTCCGTTTTCACGAAATCGGTGCCGGCCCGCTCCCCCTCCCGGCCACCCCTAGGATCCTGCCATGGGTGGCCGGGAGGGGAGCGGGCTGGTGATGCCGTGTGAACGGAAAACGCTCTAGATTGGCGGTACCTGGGGGACATTGGGCGCGTTAGGACCGGGCGCAAAGAAGAGAAGCTGGACCAGCCTGCCGTTCTCGAGGCTGTCGCCAAAACCGTCGCCGCTGGAATGCCAGAACCAGGGCCGAAACAAGATGCAGCGATTGAACTTCATCGGCAGCGAGAAGTTCAACGCCCACGCGTCGGGGTCGCTCGAGTTTTCAAGGCTCAGAATGTCGATCAACGCATCGCGCGGTGTTGGCTTGCCATAGATTTCCTGGGCTTCCTGATCGGTCAGCGGCGCGCGGTCGGTACCGTAGCGCCGGTTGATGAAGAAGTCCGTACCGCCCGATGCATGCTCGTTAAGGGTCAGATAGATGATGGCAGCCCAGCAGCATCCGGGGTCCACGTGTACATTGCCATGGCGCTTGTCCTCGGCCAGGGTTACGCGGGCCCTGCCATGGGCCTGCGACTTTGGCACCACCTGATGGCCCAGGATGCGGCTGAACATATCCTCATGACCCGGCCATGCCATCGATTCCTTGGAGTTGCGGCCGGGGTAGTGAACTTCAGGCGGCGGCTCCGGATAGGTCATGGACAAGGCGGTTTGACGCGCCTGTTCCGGGTTGCCGAAGAAGTCGTCGATAACGAGAAAAGACTGCTGCATAGTTTACCATCGTCGAACGTGGATTGTGGGCCAGCGTGCATCGCCGGCCCTTGCCTGACAAGAGCGCTCAGCCAGCCAACAAGCCGTCGACGTCCGCCATCTCGTCGGGCGTCAACCGCCAGGCTGTCACGGCGGCGGCGTTCGCCTTGACCTGGGCCGGCTTGGTCGCACCGCAAATCACCGTCGAGACAACCGATTGACTGGCCAGCCAACCGATGGCGAGCTCCAGCAATGAGTGGCCGTGATCGGCGGCGAATGCCGTCAGCTTGTCGATGCGATCAAAGTTGGTGTCCGACAGCATGGCGGCATAGCGCGCATCATCACCGCCCAGACGGTTGCTCTTCGCGGCCTTTTTGCCGCGCTTGTACTTGCCCGACAACAAACCCATCGCCAGAGGGAAATAGGGCATGATGCCCATGCCGTAGTGATCGCATGCGGGCACCACCTCGGTCTCGATCTCGCGCTCCAGAAGGTTCCATTCGTTCTGCGCGACGATGAAATGATGCGAGCGCGCCTCGCGCGCCAGCCAGTGGGCGTGGGCGACCTGCCAGCCGGCGTAGTTTGAGCATCCGGCATAACGGATCTTGCCCTGGTCGATCAGGGTGCCAAACGTATCGAGCGTCTCCTCGATCGGCGTGTGGGGATCAGGCTCGTGGTGCAGATAGACGTCGATGTGGTCGGTGCCCAGGCGCTTAAGGCTGGCCTCGCACGACTTGATGATGTAGCCGCGGGCACCCCGCGGTATGTTGCGCTGATCGTCGCCGCGTTTCATGCCGCACTTGGTCACGATCACCGCATCATGACGCTTCCTGCCCAGCGCCTTGCCCAGGAACGTCTCGGACCGGCCGTCGTCGTACATGTCGGCGGTATCGAACAGCGTAACGCCGGAATCGAGAGCGGCATGGACCACCTTCTTGGCTTCGGGCTCTTCGATCCACCAGCCCAGCGTGTTGCAGCCGATCCCGGCCAACGAGACATGCAGGCCCGAGCGGCCCATGGTGCGGTACTCCATCTGATCCTCCTGATTTTGACGGGCGACTGTAGCGCCGATCGGACGATCCGTGAACGACCGCCGCCTTGCCCTCGCCGCGCTGGCGTCTCGACCGGATCATGGCGAAGTGGAACCGTGAAACGGTTCCATCAGGGCAAGATCTGCTCTAGGTCAGGATGGCCATGACCGAAAACCCCGACCTTCATTTCGGCCCGTCGCTCAAAACCATGATCACGGCCAACCTCGAGAGGCTCGAGCGCATGCAGCACGACGACGACGCGCTGAAGCGCGCGGCTGTCGCTTTCGTGGTGGTCGAGGGCGAACGCGACGAGGGCGCCTTCGTTCTGACCAGGCGTTCAAGCCGGCTTAAACGTCACAAAGGCCAATGGGCGCTGCCCGGCGGCCGATTGGATCCCGGCGAGACCCCTGTCGTCGCGGCGCTACGGGAGCTGTCGGAGGAGGTTGAACTCGAACTGACCGCCG contains:
- a CDS encoding DUF6445 family protein; amino-acid sequence: MQQSFLVIDDFFGNPEQARQTALSMTYPEPPPEVHYPGRNSKESMAWPGHEDMFSRILGHQVVPKSQAHGRARVTLAEDKRHGNVHVDPGCCWAAIIYLTLNEHASGGTDFFINRRYGTDRAPLTDQEAQEIYGKPTPRDALIDILSLENSSDPDAWALNFSLPMKFNRCILFRPWFWHSSGDGFGDSLENGRLVQLLFFAPGPNAPNVPQVPPI
- a CDS encoding aldo/keto reductase — encoded protein: MEYRTMGRSGLHVSLAGIGCNTLGWWIEEPEAKKVVHAALDSGVTLFDTADMYDDGRSETFLGKALGRKRHDAVIVTKCGMKRGDDQRNIPRGARGYIIKSCEASLKRLGTDHIDVYLHHEPDPHTPIEETLDTFGTLIDQGKIRYAGCSNYAGWQVAHAHWLAREARSHHFIVAQNEWNLLEREIETEVVPACDHYGMGIMPYFPLAMGLLSGKYKRGKKAAKSNRLGGDDARYAAMLSDTNFDRIDKLTAFAADHGHSLLELAIGWLASQSVVSTVICGATKPAQVKANAAAVTAWRLTPDEMADVDGLLAG